Proteins encoded in a region of the Misgurnus anguillicaudatus chromosome 9, ASM2758022v2, whole genome shotgun sequence genome:
- the ark2ca gene encoding E3 ubiquitin-protein ligase ARK2C, protein MVLVHVGYLVLPVFGSVRSRGAHFSRHQHSHATSCRHFHLAATATPLPAEFPPPPLAPPQYQEVPPPFLPQALQQQYLIQQQLLQRRRTQERVPLNTHRLRPGYEYAPPLHIPQPIPQQPRYLAEGTDWDLSVDAGVPHQYPLQQIPQPYQHYLPSPRIHHLPRSSASTHVVVHEIRNYPYPQLHLLALQSLSPSRHSSALRESYEELLQLEDRLGSVSRGAVQTTIERFTFPHKYKKRKPLDLKLCETDEESDVDEKCTICLSMLEDGEDVRRLPCMHLFHQGCVDQWLATSRKCPICRVDIQTQLTSES, encoded by the exons GAGCACATTTTAGCAGGCACCAGCATAGTCATGCTACCTCCTGCCGACATTTTCACCTGGCTGCTACAGCGACGCCCCTGCCCGCTGAGTTCCCACCCCCTCCCCTTGCCCCGCCTCAGTACCAGGAAGTCCCGCCCCCTTTCCTACCTCAGGCCTTACAGCAGCAATACCTCATCCAGCAACAGTTACTGCAGCGCAG ACGCACACAGGAGCGAGTCCCGCTGAACACACATCGGTTACGCCCAGGATATGAATATGCTCCGCCTCTTCACATCCCACAGCCAATCCCACAGCAGCCCAGATATCTGGCAGAAGGCACCGATTG gGATCTGAGTGTGGATGCAGGTGTTCCTCATCAGTATCCCCTGCAGCAGATTCCTCAGCCGTACCAGCATTACCTGCCCTCTCCCAGGATCCACCACCTTCCCAGGAGCAGTGCCTCCACTCATGTA GTTGTCCATGAGATAAGGAATTATCCGTATCCACAGCTTCACCTGCTGGCGCTCCAGAGTTTGAGTCCCAGCCGACACTCTTCTGCTCTTCGGGAGAGCTACGAG GAACTGCTGCAATTAGAAGATCGATTGGGAAGCGTGAGTCGAGGAGCGGTGCAGACCACCATAGAGAGATTCACCTTCCCTCACAAATACAAGAAG cgGAAGCCTCTGGATCTGAAGCTCTGTGAGACTGATGAAGAGTCTGATGTAGATGAGAAATGCACCATCTGTCTCTCTATGCTTGAGGATGGAGAAGATGTCAG GCGGTTACCCTGTATGCATTTATTTCATCAGGGATGTGTGGATCAATGGTTGGCCACCAGTAGGAAGTGTCCCATCTGCAGAGTTGACATCCAGACACAACTCACGAGCGAGAGCTGA